Proteins encoded by one window of Lawsonibacter asaccharolyticus:
- a CDS encoding oxaloacetate decarboxylase subunit beta — translation MEFLWEGLLSITWQQLLMYVVGGLLIWLAIEKGFEPALLLPMGFGAILVNLPLSGVINQFSEGVGETHGIIQWLFEVGIEASEAFPILLFIGIGAMIDFGPLLANPKLFLCGAAAQAGIFLTILLAAALGFDLKDAASIGIIGAADGPTSILVSQILDSRYVGAIAVAAYSYMALVPIIQPFAIKLVTTKKERAMRMPYRAQGVSKRLRILFPIVVSVIAGLVAPSSVALVGFLMFGNLIRECGVLTSLSQTAQNELANLITLLLGITIAFSMKADQFVQKETIMIMGLGLVAFVLDSMVGVLFVKVLNIFTPKNKINPMVGAAGISAFPMSSRVIEKLGQEADSQNHLLMHAVAANVSGQIASVVAGGVVLQYFANNPIL, via the coding sequence ATGGAATTTCTTTGGGAGGGGCTTCTGTCTATCACATGGCAGCAGCTGCTGATGTACGTCGTGGGCGGCCTTTTGATCTGGCTGGCCATCGAGAAGGGGTTTGAGCCCGCCCTGCTGCTGCCCATGGGCTTCGGCGCCATCCTGGTCAACCTGCCCCTGTCCGGCGTCATCAATCAGTTCAGCGAGGGCGTGGGTGAGACCCACGGCATCATCCAGTGGCTCTTTGAGGTTGGCATCGAGGCCAGCGAGGCCTTCCCCATCCTGCTCTTCATCGGCATCGGCGCTATGATCGACTTCGGTCCCCTGCTGGCCAACCCCAAGCTGTTCCTGTGCGGCGCCGCCGCCCAGGCCGGTATTTTCCTCACCATCCTCCTGGCTGCGGCCCTGGGCTTTGACCTGAAGGACGCCGCCTCCATCGGCATCATCGGCGCCGCAGACGGCCCCACCTCTATCCTGGTCTCCCAGATCCTCGACTCCCGCTATGTGGGGGCCATCGCAGTGGCTGCCTACTCCTATATGGCTCTGGTACCCATCATCCAGCCCTTTGCCATCAAGCTGGTCACCACCAAGAAGGAGCGGGCCATGCGCATGCCCTACCGGGCCCAGGGCGTATCCAAGCGCCTGCGCATCCTCTTCCCCATCGTGGTCTCCGTCATCGCCGGCCTGGTGGCTCCCTCCTCCGTGGCGCTGGTAGGCTTCCTCATGTTCGGCAACCTGATCCGGGAGTGCGGCGTGCTCACCTCCCTCTCCCAGACCGCCCAGAATGAGCTGGCCAACCTGATCACCCTGCTGCTGGGCATCACCATCGCCTTCTCTATGAAAGCGGATCAGTTCGTCCAGAAGGAGACCATCATGATCATGGGTCTGGGCCTGGTGGCCTTTGTGCTGGACTCCATGGTGGGCGTGCTCTTCGTCAAGGTACTCAACATCTTCACCCCCAAGAACAAGATCAACCCCATGGTGGGTGCGGCCGGCATCTCTGCCTTCCCCATGTCTTCCCGGGTCATCGAGAAGCTGGGTCAGGAGGCCGACTCCCAGAACCACCTGCTGATGCACGCGGTGGCGGCTAACGTCTCCGGCCAGATCGCCTCTGTGGTGGCCGGCGGTGTGGTGCTTCAGTATTTTGCCAACAATCCCATCCTGTGA
- a CDS encoding glutamate formiminotransferase: MSKLVECIPNFSCSKEKDEAAYNALVEVANSVPGCTLFDAQTDGNHNRCVFTMIGSPEAIEEVAFQLTKKASEVIDMTKHVGEHSRMGATDVIPFVPTMGVTVEECVEMSKRLGQRIWDELKIPSFLYEDSATRPERRNLATCRKGQFEGMPEKLLQPEWAPDFGERKIHPTAGITAIGARMPLVAFNVNLATSDVEIAKKIAKVIRGSSGGFRSCKAMGFMLEDRGIAQVSMNMVNYEDTPLYVVYEMIRSLAERYGTYIVDSEIVGLTPPRP; the protein is encoded by the coding sequence ATGTCCAAGCTTGTAGAATGCATCCCCAATTTCAGCTGCAGCAAGGAGAAGGACGAGGCCGCCTATAACGCCCTGGTGGAAGTGGCCAACAGCGTGCCCGGCTGCACCCTGTTCGACGCCCAGACCGACGGCAACCACAACCGCTGTGTGTTCACCATGATCGGCTCCCCCGAGGCCATCGAGGAGGTCGCCTTCCAGCTGACCAAGAAGGCTTCCGAGGTCATCGACATGACCAAGCATGTGGGCGAGCACTCCCGCATGGGCGCCACCGACGTCATCCCCTTCGTCCCCACCATGGGCGTCACCGTGGAGGAGTGCGTGGAGATGTCCAAGCGCCTGGGTCAGCGGATCTGGGACGAGCTGAAGATCCCCAGCTTCCTGTATGAGGACTCCGCCACCCGTCCCGAGCGCCGCAATCTGGCCACCTGCCGCAAGGGGCAGTTCGAGGGCATGCCCGAGAAGCTGCTCCAGCCCGAGTGGGCCCCCGACTTCGGCGAGCGGAAGATCCATCCCACCGCCGGCATCACCGCCATCGGCGCCCGCATGCCCCTGGTGGCCTTCAACGTGAACCTGGCCACCTCCGACGTGGAGATCGCCAAGAAGATCGCCAAGGTCATCCGCGGCTCCTCCGGCGGCTTCCGCAGCTGCAAGGCCATGGGCTTCATGCTGGAGGACCGGGGCATCGCTCAGGTCTCCATGAACATGGTCAACTATGAGGACACCCCTCTGTATGTGGTCTATGAGATGATCCGCTCCCTGGCCGAGCGCTACGGCACCTATATCGTGGACAGCGAGATCGTGGGCCTGACCCCGCCAAGGCCATGA
- a CDS encoding formate--tetrahydrofolate ligase, producing the protein MEIKSDIEIAQSCEMKNIREIAATAGVDEKYLEMYGNYKAKVDYKLLNETQAQDGKLILVTAITPTPAGEGKTTTSVGLADGLRKLGKKSVVALREPSLGPVFGVKGGAAGGGWAQVVPMEDINLHFTGDFHAIGAANNLMAAMLDNHIQQGNALGIDVKQITWKRAVDMNDRQLRHIVDGLGGKAQGVPREDGFEITVASEIMAVLCLSTSITDLKEKLGRMIVAYTYDGKPVTAHDLKAEGAMAALLKDALKPNLVQTLEGTPAFIHGGPFANIAHGCNSIIATRMALKLGDYAVTEAGFAADLGAEKFIDIKCRKAGLKPSAVVIVATVRALKYHGGVPKPELNQENLEALEKGLPNLLQHVDNVKNVYGLPCVVAINAFPTDTKAELDLVERKCNELGVNVALSEVWAKGGEGGKALAEEVIRLCEQPSHFQFVYDTQASIQEKLDTIVKKVYHGERVVLTANAKKQAQQLTDLGFGDLPICMAKTQYSFSDDQTLLGAPSGFEVTVRNLKVSAGAGFIVALTGDIMTMPGLPKVPSAEKIDVDENGKITGLF; encoded by the coding sequence ATGGAAATCAAGAGCGACATTGAAATTGCACAGAGCTGTGAAATGAAAAACATCCGGGAGATCGCGGCCACGGCGGGCGTGGACGAGAAGTACCTGGAGATGTACGGCAACTACAAGGCAAAGGTGGACTACAAGCTGCTCAACGAGACCCAGGCTCAGGACGGCAAGCTGATCCTGGTCACCGCCATCACCCCCACCCCTGCGGGCGAGGGCAAGACCACCACCTCCGTAGGGCTGGCGGACGGCCTGCGGAAGCTGGGCAAGAAGTCCGTGGTCGCCCTGCGTGAGCCCTCCCTGGGCCCTGTGTTCGGCGTCAAGGGCGGTGCGGCCGGCGGCGGCTGGGCCCAGGTGGTGCCCATGGAGGACATCAACCTCCACTTCACCGGCGACTTCCACGCCATCGGCGCGGCGAACAACCTGATGGCCGCCATGCTGGACAACCATATCCAGCAGGGCAATGCCCTGGGCATCGATGTCAAGCAGATCACCTGGAAGCGCGCGGTGGACATGAACGACCGCCAGCTGCGCCACATCGTGGACGGCCTGGGAGGCAAGGCCCAGGGCGTGCCCCGTGAGGACGGCTTTGAGATCACCGTGGCCAGCGAGATCATGGCCGTGCTGTGCCTGTCCACCAGCATCACCGACCTGAAGGAGAAGCTGGGCCGGATGATCGTGGCCTACACCTATGACGGCAAGCCCGTCACCGCCCATGACCTGAAGGCCGAGGGCGCCATGGCCGCCCTGCTGAAGGACGCTCTGAAGCCCAACCTGGTCCAGACCCTGGAGGGCACCCCTGCCTTCATCCACGGCGGCCCCTTCGCCAACATCGCTCACGGCTGCAACTCCATCATCGCCACCCGCATGGCCCTGAAGCTGGGGGACTACGCAGTCACGGAGGCCGGCTTCGCCGCCGACCTGGGCGCAGAGAAGTTCATCGACATCAAGTGCCGCAAGGCCGGCCTGAAGCCCTCCGCCGTGGTGATCGTGGCCACCGTGCGGGCGCTGAAGTACCACGGCGGCGTGCCCAAGCCCGAGCTGAACCAGGAGAACCTGGAGGCGCTGGAGAAGGGCCTGCCCAACCTGCTGCAGCACGTGGACAACGTGAAGAACGTGTACGGCCTGCCCTGCGTGGTGGCCATCAACGCCTTCCCCACCGACACCAAGGCCGAGCTGGACCTGGTGGAGAGGAAGTGCAATGAGCTGGGCGTCAATGTGGCCCTGTCCGAGGTGTGGGCCAAGGGCGGCGAGGGCGGCAAGGCCCTGGCCGAGGAGGTCATCCGCCTGTGCGAGCAGCCCAGCCACTTCCAGTTCGTGTATGATACCCAGGCCTCCATCCAGGAGAAGCTAGACACCATTGTGAAGAAGGTGTATCACGGCGAGCGGGTGGTGCTCACCGCCAACGCCAAGAAGCAGGCCCAGCAGCTCACCGACCTGGGCTTCGGCGACCTGCCCATCTGCATGGCCAAGACCCAGTACTCCTTCTCCGACGACCAGACCCTGCTGGGCGCGCCCAGCGGCTTCGAGGTCACGGTGCGCAATCTGAAGGTCTCCGCCGGCGCCGGCTTCATCGTGGCCCTCACCGGCGATATCATGACCATGCCCGGCCTGCCCAAAGTCCCCTCTGCCGAGAAGATCGACGTAGACGAGAACGGCAAGATCACCGGCCTGTTCTGA
- a CDS encoding methenyltetrahydrofolate cyclohydrolase: MKLVEMKVNEFVDLMASDEPAPGGGSAAALEGALGAALTAMVCALTVGKKKYADVQELAIESQKKGNELKAQFVDVIDRDTEAFNAVSAVFAMPKDTDEEKAARKAAMQEALKGCTKTPFEMMELACQALELTRSVVGKLNASAASDLGCAALSLKAAIQGAWLNVLINIGGIQDQAFADEYRQKGQALLDKALPLADAIYQEVLESL, encoded by the coding sequence ATGAAGCTTGTGGAAATGAAGGTCAATGAGTTCGTGGACCTGATGGCCTCCGATGAACCCGCGCCCGGCGGCGGCTCCGCCGCCGCGCTGGAGGGCGCCCTGGGCGCCGCCCTCACCGCTATGGTGTGCGCCCTCACCGTGGGAAAGAAGAAGTACGCCGACGTGCAGGAGCTGGCCATCGAGTCCCAGAAGAAGGGGAACGAGCTCAAGGCTCAGTTCGTGGACGTGATCGACCGGGATACCGAGGCGTTCAACGCCGTCAGCGCCGTGTTCGCCATGCCCAAGGACACCGACGAGGAGAAGGCCGCCCGCAAGGCCGCCATGCAGGAGGCCCTGAAGGGCTGCACCAAGACCCCCTTTGAGATGATGGAGCTGGCCTGCCAGGCCCTGGAGCTGACCCGCTCCGTGGTGGGCAAGCTCAACGCCAGCGCCGCCAGCGACCTGGGCTGCGCCGCCCTGAGCCTCAAGGCCGCCATCCAGGGCGCCTGGCTCAACGTGCTCATCAACATCGGCGGTATCCAGGACCAGGCCTTTGCCGACGAGTACCGCCAGAAGGGCCAGGCCCTGCTGGACAAGGCCCTGCCTCTGGCCGACGCCATCTACCAGGAGGTCCTGGAGTCCCTGTGA
- a CDS encoding formatenitrite transporter encodes MNNYLSPAELLASYSAAGVRKMERSAASLLLLGALAGAIIAIAAAATNTAVYGISDTWTVRTICGLLFPFGLGLVVVTGAELFTGNCMLPLTLLEKKGGSAVLMVRNWALVFAGNALGSLLVAWLCVSCGQLDYSAGALAVYTIRVGAAKCALPFGSALGLGVLCNLLVCLGVLAAASARETPGRLMGAFLPVCFFVLCGFEHSVANLYYIGAALMAAAVPQYASLAAAAGVDLAPLTLTGAASNLVPVTLGNILGGAGLALLLWYCHLKQGGTPS; translated from the coding sequence ATGAACAACTACCTCTCCCCCGCAGAATTGCTCGCCTCGTACAGTGCGGCGGGCGTCAGGAAAATGGAGCGCTCCGCCGCCAGCCTGCTCCTGCTGGGAGCGCTGGCCGGGGCCATCATCGCCATCGCCGCGGCCGCCACCAACACGGCGGTCTACGGCATCTCAGACACCTGGACCGTCCGGACCATCTGCGGCCTGCTCTTCCCCTTCGGTCTGGGGCTGGTCGTCGTCACCGGTGCGGAGCTGTTCACCGGAAACTGCATGCTCCCCCTCACTCTGTTGGAGAAAAAGGGGGGATCGGCGGTCCTGATGGTGCGCAACTGGGCGCTGGTCTTTGCCGGGAACGCTCTGGGCTCGCTGCTGGTGGCCTGGCTGTGTGTCTCCTGCGGCCAGCTGGACTACTCCGCCGGGGCCCTGGCCGTATACACCATCCGGGTCGGGGCCGCGAAATGCGCCCTTCCCTTCGGCAGCGCCTTGGGCCTGGGCGTGCTGTGCAACCTGCTGGTCTGTCTGGGGGTGCTGGCCGCCGCCTCCGCCCGGGAGACACCGGGCCGCCTGATGGGCGCCTTTCTTCCGGTCTGCTTTTTCGTCTTGTGCGGCTTTGAGCACTCCGTTGCCAACCTCTATTACATCGGCGCGGCCCTAATGGCCGCCGCTGTCCCCCAGTACGCCTCGCTGGCAGCAGCCGCGGGCGTCGATCTGGCCCCTCTCACCCTGACCGGGGCCGCCTCCAACCTGGTCCCCGTCACCCTGGGCAACATCCTGGGGGGTGCCGGGCTGGCCTTGCTCCTTTGGTATTGTCACTTAAAGCAGGGAGGGACTCCTTCATGA